Genomic segment of Streptomyces zhihengii:
TGAGGTCCGGTTCGAGGAGGTACTGGAGCTCGCCCTGGCGCTCGGCGCGCTCGCGGCACAGGGCGTCCAGCTCGGGGAGCCGCCGGGGGGCCTGGTTGCGCCAGTCGGCGAGCACCGAGGTGCGCAGGGCGGCCACCAGGCCGAGGTCGCCGGCGACGGGCCGGGCGTCGAGCAGGCCGAGCTGCACCTTGAGGTCCTCGGCCGCGGTGCCGCGGGCCTCGGCCGGGGTGCGCACCGAGTGGTCGAGGGCGAGGCCCAGGTCCCAGACCGGGTACCAGATGCGGTCGGCCAGCGCGGCGACGGCCGCGGGGTCGTTCCCGTCGTGGAGGAGCAGCAGGTCGAGGTCGCTGCGGGGGGACAGCTCGCCGCGCCCGTAGCCGCCGACGGCGACCAGGGCGGCCCCCCTGACACCGGTGTCCGCCGCGGCGGCGGCGTACAGGCCGGCCAGCCAGTCGTCGGTCAGCCGGGCGAGGGACGCACGGCGCGACGGCCCGGACCGCTCCTTCTCCGAGAGAAGGCGCAGCCGGGCCGCCGCGTATCCGCCGGGTCCCGAGTCTTCCGTTCCATGGGTCACATCGAGGCTCGTCACTCCGGCGGCTCCTTTTCGGTGCCCGCCCGCCCCCGGGGTGTCCCCGGGGGCGGGCGGAGGGCGTCGTCGCTTCCTACAGGGCGTCCGGACCGCGCTCGCCGGTGCGGACCCGCACGGCGGTGTCCACCGGGACGCTCCAGACCTTGCCGTCACCGATCTTGCCGGTCCGGGCGGCCTTGACGATCACATCGACGAGCTGTTCGGCGTCGTCGTCCTCGACCAGCACCTCGATGCGGATCTTGGGGACCAGGTCGACGGTGTACTCCGCGCCGCGGTAGACCTCGGTGTGGCCGCGCTGCCGGCCGTAGCCGCTGGCCTCCGTGACCGTGAGCCCCTGGACGCCGAAGGCCTGGAGGGCCTCCTTGATCTCGTCCAGCCGGTGCGGCTTCACGACTGCGGTGATGAGCTTCATGCGTCCACCTTCTTGGATTCTGCCGCGGCCGCGGTGTCGACCGGTGCGGGTACGGCCTTGCGGGAGGCGGCACCGCCGCCCGCGCCGCTGAAGTCGTACGCGGTCTCGGCGTGCTCGATCTGGTCGACGCCGGAGACCTCGTCGTCCTCGTCGACCCTCATGCCGATCGTCTTGTGGAGGACGAGGGCGAGGAGGGCGGAGACCACCAGAGAGTAGGCCAGGACCGCGAAGACGCCGATGGCCTGCTTGCCGAGCTGCTCCAGGCCGCCGCCGTAGAAGAGGCCCGCGGCGTCGGACTGGACTCCGCCGGTGGCGAAGAAGCCGACCAGCAGGGAGCCGATGACACCGCCGACGAGGTGCACGCCGACGACATCGAGGGAGTCGTCGTAGCCGAACTTGTACTTCAGGCCCACGGCCAGGGCGCACACCAGACCGGCGATGGCACCGACCGCGATGGCGCCGAGCGGGGAGACGGAGCCGCCCGCCGGGGTGATGGCGACCAGGCCGGCGACCGCGCCGGAGGCCGCGCCGAGGGTGGTGAAGGCGCCGTGGCGGATCTTCTCGTAGAGGAGCCAGGCGAGCATCGCGGCGGCGGTGGCGACCTGCGTGTTGACGAACATCACCGCGCCGACGCCGTCGTCGTTGCCGAGCCAGGAGCCGGCGTTGAAGCCGAACCAGCCGAACCACAGCAGACCGGCGCCGAGCATCACCAGCGGGAGGCTGTGCGGGCGCATCGGGTCCTTCTTGAAGCCGACGCGCTTGCCGATGACGAGGATGACGCCCAGCGCCGCGGCGCCGGCGTTGATGTGGACGGCGGTGCCGCCGGCGAAGTCGATGACGCCCATCTCGAACAGCCAGCCGCCCGAGCCCCACACCCAGTGCGCGACCGGGAAGTAGACGACGGTCACCCACAGGGCGATGAACAGCGCCCAGGCGGTGAACTTGACGCGGTCGGCGAGGGCGCCGCTGATCAGCGCGGGGGTGAGCACCGCGAACATGAGCTGGAAGACGGCGAAGACGTAGACCGGGATGGTGTAGCCGTCCCACAGTTCGGTCACGCCGATGCCGCTGAGGCCGACGTAGTCCGCGCTCCAGCCGATGAGCGAACCGGAGTCGGTGCCGAAGGCGAGGCTGAAGCCGTACAGCACCCAGAGGATGGTGACGATCCCGAGGCTGATGAAGCTCATCATCAGCATGTTCAGGGTGCTCTTGACGCGGACCATGCCTCCGTAGAAGAAGGCGAGGGCCGGTGTCATGAGCATCACCAGGGCGGAACAGATGAGCATGAACCCTGTGTTGGCGGCAGACAGCTCGGGAGCGTCTGCGGCAAGGGTCGAGATGCCTGGGGGCATCGGCGTCTCCTCGTCGTCGTGCGGCCGCGTGCGGGCGGAGCCGGGCGGTAGAGCGGGCCGGTTATGCGCCATGAGATTCGCGCAGCGCGGTTTCCGCCGATGCCGCTCGATGTTTCGCGGCCGTGACGAAGGGGTCCTGCGTGTTACGTCGCCATGAACGTCCTGATCGTCCGGGGGGCCCGGACGTACCATCTGCCCACATCACCAACCGGCCGCGGCGCCCACTCCGGTGACTTGGCACGGGGGGAGCCGAGTCGGTCTGTCGGGGTGGGGGCCGCGGCCGGGGTGTGCCGCCCGTCCGCGCGCTCCGCGCGGACGGGCCGTCCGTCGCTCAGACCGCCTCCGCGGTCTCGGGGAGCTGGGCGGTGAGCCGGTCGGTGAACTGGAGGACCTCGGCCACGTCGCCGAAGTCCCGGGCCGCGGTGTCGACCGTCTTGCGCAGCCGGGTGTTGACCCGCTCGGAGCGGACCTTGCGGGCGATGTCGAGTGCCTGGCCGGCGAAGGAGGTGGCCGCCTCCGGCTCCCGCTTCAGCAGGTGCACGGTGGCCATCCCGATGAGGTTGAGTGCGTACGACCGCTGGTGCTCGTGGTCCTGGCTGAAAAGGTCCACCGCGCGCTCCATCACGGGCTCCGAGAGGGAGGCGTAGGTGGGGCTGCGGCCGGCGACGTAGGCCAGGTCGCGGTAGGAGTGGGCGTTCTCGCCATTGAGCTCGGCCTCGGAGAAGAAGCGGATCCAGTCCGGCTCCGGCTCGCCGTCGAAGCCCGCGTCGGCGAAGGTGTCCTCGGCCATACGGACCGCGCGTCTGCACTTGCTGGGCTGGCCCATGTTCGCGTAGGCGCGGGCCTCCATCGCATACAGCATCGCCTGGGTGCGGGAGGTGGCGCAGTCACGGCTGCCGTACTGGGCGAGGTGGATGAGCTCCAGGGCGTCGTCCGGCCGCCCCAGATGGATCATCTGACGGCTCATCGACGACAGGATGTACGAGCCGAGCGGCTTGTCGCCCGCCTCCTTCGAGGCGTGCAGGGCGAGCACGAAGTACTTCTGCGCGGTGGGCTGGAGGCCCACGTCGTAGCTCATCCAGCCCGCGAGCTCGGCCAGTTCGGCGGCGCAGCGGAAGAGGCGGCGCTCGGTGGCGGCCGGCTGCTGCTCCTGGAGCAGGTCGGTGACCTCGTGGAGCTGGCCGACGACGGCCTTGCGGCGCAGTCCGCCGCCGCACTGCGCGTCCCACTGGCGGAACATCGCGGTGGTGGACTCCAGCAGGTCGAGCTCGGGGCCGGAGAGCCGGGCGGGACGGCGGGACGGGGCGGGGACCGCGGCCCCCGGGGGCCCCTGCTCGCCGCCCGGGGACGGGACCAGCCAGCGCTGCATCGGCTCGACCAGCGCGGGGCCGGCCGCGAGGGCGAGGGAGGTGCCGAGGAAGCCCCGGCGGGCGAGCATCAGGTCGCTGCGCGAGAACTCGCTGAGCAGGGCGACGGTCTGCGGCCCGGCCCACGGCAGGTCCACCCCGGACACGGAGGGCGCCTGGTGCGCGGTGCGCAGCCCCAGGTCCTCGACGGCGACGACGCTGCCGAACCGTTCGGAGAACAGCTCGGACAGGATCCGCGGGATCGGCTCGCGGGGCTGCTCGCCGTCGAGCCAGCGGCGGACCCGGGAGGTGTCCGTGCTGATGTGGTGGGCGCCCATCTGGCGCGCCCGCCGGTTCACTTGGCGCGCGAGCTCGCCCTTCGACCAGCCGCTGCGCACGAACCACGAGCTCAGCTGTTCGTTGGGGCGCTTGCCGGTGTTCGTACCGTCTGCGCCGCTGCCGCTCACTCGACTGCCCCCATCCGTCGGACCCTTCGCCCGAACCGCTACCAGAATGCCGTGCGTCACGGCCCCCGGCAGCCCTCCTGCACACAGCAAGCCTTTCGGGTTGCCCCGGGCATACCCGCCGGCGCGGTGCAATTGCAGGTTCGTGCACCGAACGTAATCCTACGATCACGTGCCCGGCGAGTGGGATTGCAGAAACGCCACCATTCGCCACCCCTCCGGGTGAACTCATGTACGGGCAGGCGCGATTCACTTGACACGGCACGATCCGGGGATGGCGGACCGTAGCGCGCGGGGGCGCGTGTCGTGGGCCGCACGCCCTCCCGGACATCCGCGCGCCGCAGGAGACCCCGCACGCCCTGCGACGGAGCGTCACCAGAACGCTCCGGGTCGTAACCACCGGCGCACTCGACCCGTTGGAGGGGGCATGGGCTTCACGATCGGCGGCACCCGGGGAATCGGCCACATCAGGCCCGGCTCCAGACGCCGCGGGCGCACGGCGGAGGCCACCGTGGTGGCCGAGTACACCGGACTGTGGGGCTGGCCGGTGGTCCCGGGCGCGAGAGCGTCCGCCGGCCGGTGCTCCTGCGGCGACGCGGGGTGCGCGGCGCCCGGCGCCCACCCACTGGACTTCGCCGGCGAGGTGCCCGCGGGGTCGACGCTCGACGAGGCCGGCCGGGCGTGGTCCGCGGTGCCCGGCGCCTCGCTGATGCTCCCCGTGGGCCGGGCCTTCGACGTCATCGACGTCGCGGCGCCCGCGGGCCGGCGGGCGCTGGTGCGGATGGAGCGCATGGGCCTGCGCCTCGGTCCGGTCGCGGAGACACCGGACGGCCGCGCCCACTTCTTCGTGGCGCCGGGCGCGGCGGCCGGCCTGCCCCGGCTGCTCTACCGGATGGGCTGGGACGACGCCGACCTGGATCTGCGCTGCCTCGGCCAGGGCGACCACATCACGGCCCCGCCGTCGGACCGGGGCGGCCTGGGCCCGGTGCGGTGGCTGCGCGCCCCCTCGCTGGACACCGCGACGGCGCCGCCGGAGGCCCGGCTGCTGCTGGGCACCCTCGCGTACATCTGCCACCGCTCGGCCGGCTGACCACCCGCGCCGGCCGCTCCCCCGGCCCCGCGCCACGAGGAAGATCCCGCACCACGGCGAAAGTCCCGGCACCACGACGAAGGCCCCGGGACCACGGCGAAGGCCCCGTCGCCGGCTCGCGCCGGCCACGGGGCCTTTCGTGCGGACGGTGCCGTCAGTCGCCGATGAGGGCGTCGACGAACGCCTCGGGCACGAACGGCGCCAGGTCGTCCGCGCCCTCGCCCAGCCCGATGAGCTTCACCGGCACGCCCAGCTCCCGCTGGACGGCGACGACGATGCCGCCCTTGGCGGTGCCGTCGAGCTTGGTGAGCACGATGCCGGTGATGGCCACGACCTCGGCGAAGACCCGGGCCTGGACCAGTCCGTTCTGCCCGGTGGTGGCGTCGAGCACCAGCAGCACCTCGTCGAGCGGACCGTGCTTCTCCACGACGCGCTTGACCTTGCCGAGCTCGTCCATGAGGCCGGTCTTGGTGTGCAGCCGGCCGGCGGTGTCGATGAGCACGACGTCGGCGCCCTCGGCGATGCCCTCCTTGACCGCGTCGTAGGCGATCGAGGCGGGGTCGCCGCCCTCGGGGCCGCGGATGGTCCGCGCGCCGACGCGCTCGCCCCAGGTCTGGAGCTGGTCGGCCGCGGCGGCGCGGAAGGTGTCGGCGGCGCCGAGCACCACGGACCGGCCGTCGGCGACGAGCACCCGGGCGAGCTTGCCCGTGGTGGTGGTCTTGCCGGTGCCGTTGACGCCGACGACCATCACGACGCCCGGGGTGTCGGTGCCGCTCTCGGTCCGCACCGCGCGGTCGAGGTCCGTGCCGACCAGGGTCAGCAGTTCCTCGCGGAGGAGCGTGCGCAGCTCGTCGGGGGTGCGGGTGCCGAGGACCCTGACGCGCTCCCGCAGGCGCTCGACGAGTTCCTGGGTGGGGGCGACGCCGACGTCGGCGGTGAGCAGGGTCTCCTCGATCTCCTCCCAGGTGTCCTCGTCGAGGTGCTCGCGCGACAGCAGCGTGAGCAGCCCCTTGCCGAGGGAGTTCTGGGAGCGGGCGAGGCGGGCGCGCAGCCGGACCAGCCGGCCGGCGGTCGGCTCCGGGATCTCGATCTCGGGCGCGACGGGCTCGGCGACGACCGGGTCCTCGACGGCGGCCGGGGTCTCGACGGCCTCCTCGGCGGTCGGGAGGCCGACCTCCTCGACGGTGCGGCGGGATTCGTCCCGCGGTGTCTCCGCCTCGTCGCCGACATGCGGTTCGGCGGGCGGAGCGGTGATGGTCGGCGTGCTCGGCGGCGCCGAGGGCGGCAGCTGCTTCTTCCTGCGGCTGCTGACCACGAGTCCGCTGATGGCGCCGATCGCGACCAGGGCGATGACTACAGCAAGGATGACGATTTCCATGGTCCGTCCAGTATGCGTGACGCCCCTGGAGGGGCTTCGCTTCCCCGGCGGCGGCCCGCCGGGCACCCTCTACGGGGTATGACGCGGGCTGCCCCGGCTCACGCGCTGAGCCGGGGCAGCCAGAGGATCGGGGCAGCGGGGATCAGCCCATCTCCTCCAACGCCTTGCCCTTGGTCTCCTTCACGAACTTGAGCACGAAGGGGATGGAGAGCACGGCGAAGACCGTGTAGATGATGTAGGTGCCGGACAGGTTCCAGTCGGAGAGGCTCGGGAAGCTGGCCGTGATGGCCCAGTTCGCGATCCACTGGGCGGACGCGGCGACACCGAGCGCGGCGGCGCGGATCCGGTTGGGGAACATCTCGCCCAGGAAGACCCAGACGACGACGCCCCACGAGAGCGCGAAGAAGAGGACGAACACATGGGCGGCGACCAGGGCGACCACGCCCTGGGTCTCCGGGAGCTTGCCGTCCACCAGGTCGGCGGAGAAGGCCCACGCCTCGAAGGCGAGCGCGATCGCCATGCCGACGGAGCCGATCAGGGCGAGCGGCCGGCGGCCGATGCGGTCGACCAGGACCATCGCGATCACCGTGCCGATGATGTTGATGATCGACGTGGTGAAGGAGAAGAAGAAGGAGTCGGTCGGGTCGATGCCCACGGACTGCCAGAGCGTCGCCGAGTAGTAGAAGGCGACGTTGATGCCGACGAGCTGCTGGAAGACCGAGAGGCCGATGCCGATCCACACGATGGGCAGGAAGTAGAACTTGCCGCCCAGCAGGTCCTTGAACGTGGACTTGGTCTCCCGGTGCATCGCGTGCTCGATCTCGGCGACACGGGCGTCCAGGTCGACGTTCTTGCCCTCGACCTCCTCCAGGACCTCCTTGGCCTTGGCGCGCTTGCCGACGGAGATGAGGAAGCGCGGCGACTCGGGGATCGCGAAGGAGAGCAGTCCGTAGAGGACGGCCGGGACGACCATCACGCCGAGCATCCACTGCCAGGCCTCCAGGCCGCCGATCTCACCGCGCTGCTCGCCGTCGGCGATCTGGAGGATGCCGTAGTTGACGAGCTGGGAGACGGCGATGCCGATGACGATCGCGGCCTGCTGGAAGGAGGCGAGCCGGCCGCGGTAGGCCGGCGGGGAGACCTCGGCGATGTAGGCGGGGCCGATGACCGAGGCCATGCCGATCGCGAAGCCGCCGATGATGCGCCACATCGCCAGGTCCCACAGGGCGAACGGCAGTGCGGAGCCGACGGCGCTGACGGTGAAGAGGACGGCGGCGATCTGCATGCAGCGGATGCGGCCGATGCGGTCGGCGATCCGGCCCGCGGTGGCGGCGCCGATGGCGCAGCCGATCAGGGCGATGGCGATGACCTGGGCGAGGGTGCCGGATCCGATGTCGTACCGGTCGCGGATGGCCTCGACGGCGCCGTTGATGACGGAGCTGTCGTAGCCGAAGAGGAATCCGCCCATCGCGGCAGCCGCCGTGATGAAGACGACATGCCCGAGGTTCTCGGGATGGGCCTGGCGGGCACCCGATCCCGGGGGCTGCTCAGTGCTGGTCACGTGTACTCCTGGGGCCACCGGCAGCTTCGCCGGGCGTGGGGGGCGAGCCCTTCAAGTGGCGCACAACTTCAGGCCGCCCACCACTTGAAGGTAAAAGCAACGTTGCAGAGAAT
This window contains:
- a CDS encoding bifunctional DNA primase/polymerase, encoding MGFTIGGTRGIGHIRPGSRRRGRTAEATVVAEYTGLWGWPVVPGARASAGRCSCGDAGCAAPGAHPLDFAGEVPAGSTLDEAGRAWSAVPGASLMLPVGRAFDVIDVAAPAGRRALVRMERMGLRLGPVAETPDGRAHFFVAPGAAAGLPRLLYRMGWDDADLDLRCLGQGDHITAPPSDRGGLGPVRWLRAPSLDTATAPPEARLLLGTLAYICHRSAG
- the nsdA gene encoding transcriptional repressor NsdA; amino-acid sequence: MSGSGADGTNTGKRPNEQLSSWFVRSGWSKGELARQVNRRARQMGAHHISTDTSRVRRWLDGEQPREPIPRILSELFSERFGSVVAVEDLGLRTAHQAPSVSGVDLPWAGPQTVALLSEFSRSDLMLARRGFLGTSLALAAGPALVEPMQRWLVPSPGGEQGPPGAAVPAPSRRPARLSGPELDLLESTTAMFRQWDAQCGGGLRRKAVVGQLHEVTDLLQEQQPAATERRLFRCAAELAELAGWMSYDVGLQPTAQKYFVLALHASKEAGDKPLGSYILSSMSRQMIHLGRPDDALELIHLAQYGSRDCATSRTQAMLYAMEARAYANMGQPSKCRRAVRMAEDTFADAGFDGEPEPDWIRFFSEAELNGENAHSYRDLAYVAGRSPTYASLSEPVMERAVDLFSQDHEHQRSYALNLIGMATVHLLKREPEAATSFAGQALDIARKVRSERVNTRLRKTVDTAARDFGDVAEVLQFTDRLTAQLPETAEAV
- the ftsY gene encoding signal recognition particle-docking protein FtsY, whose amino-acid sequence is MEIVILAVVIALVAIGAISGLVVSSRRKKQLPPSAPPSTPTITAPPAEPHVGDEAETPRDESRRTVEEVGLPTAEEAVETPAAVEDPVVAEPVAPEIEIPEPTAGRLVRLRARLARSQNSLGKGLLTLLSREHLDEDTWEEIEETLLTADVGVAPTQELVERLRERVRVLGTRTPDELRTLLREELLTLVGTDLDRAVRTESGTDTPGVVMVVGVNGTGKTTTTGKLARVLVADGRSVVLGAADTFRAAAADQLQTWGERVGARTIRGPEGGDPASIAYDAVKEGIAEGADVVLIDTAGRLHTKTGLMDELGKVKRVVEKHGPLDEVLLVLDATTGQNGLVQARVFAEVVAITGIVLTKLDGTAKGGIVVAVQRELGVPVKLIGLGEGADDLAPFVPEAFVDALIGD
- a CDS encoding ammonium transporter; translation: MPPGISTLAADAPELSAANTGFMLICSALVMLMTPALAFFYGGMVRVKSTLNMLMMSFISLGIVTILWVLYGFSLAFGTDSGSLIGWSADYVGLSGIGVTELWDGYTIPVYVFAVFQLMFAVLTPALISGALADRVKFTAWALFIALWVTVVYFPVAHWVWGSGGWLFEMGVIDFAGGTAVHINAGAAALGVILVIGKRVGFKKDPMRPHSLPLVMLGAGLLWFGWFGFNAGSWLGNDDGVGAVMFVNTQVATAAAMLAWLLYEKIRHGAFTTLGAASGAVAGLVAITPAGGSVSPLGAIAVGAIAGLVCALAVGLKYKFGYDDSLDVVGVHLVGGVIGSLLVGFFATGGVQSDAAGLFYGGGLEQLGKQAIGVFAVLAYSLVVSALLALVLHKTIGMRVDEDDEVSGVDQIEHAETAYDFSGAGGGAASRKAVPAPVDTAAAAESKKVDA
- a CDS encoding P-II family nitrogen regulator, with translation MKLITAVVKPHRLDEIKEALQAFGVQGLTVTEASGYGRQRGHTEVYRGAEYTVDLVPKIRIEVLVEDDDAEQLVDVIVKAARTGKIGDGKVWSVPVDTAVRVRTGERGPDAL
- a CDS encoding sugar porter family MFS transporter translates to MTSTEQPPGSGARQAHPENLGHVVFITAAAAMGGFLFGYDSSVINGAVEAIRDRYDIGSGTLAQVIAIALIGCAIGAATAGRIADRIGRIRCMQIAAVLFTVSAVGSALPFALWDLAMWRIIGGFAIGMASVIGPAYIAEVSPPAYRGRLASFQQAAIVIGIAVSQLVNYGILQIADGEQRGEIGGLEAWQWMLGVMVVPAVLYGLLSFAIPESPRFLISVGKRAKAKEVLEEVEGKNVDLDARVAEIEHAMHRETKSTFKDLLGGKFYFLPIVWIGIGLSVFQQLVGINVAFYYSATLWQSVGIDPTDSFFFSFTTSIINIIGTVIAMVLVDRIGRRPLALIGSVGMAIALAFEAWAFSADLVDGKLPETQGVVALVAAHVFVLFFALSWGVVVWVFLGEMFPNRIRAAALGVAASAQWIANWAITASFPSLSDWNLSGTYIIYTVFAVLSIPFVLKFVKETKGKALEEMG